A stretch of Acidobacteriota bacterium DNA encodes these proteins:
- the rho gene encoding transcription termination factor Rho: protein MAHHPRRSGRRSPDLPVADPALEYAAEQARAEAEAANNPDAAPIQKAPMLNINDLKDMSIQKLTQVAKDLNVIGATGMRKQDLIFQILKAQTEQSGFLFSEGVLEVLPDGFGFLRAPDYNYLPGPDDIYVSPSQIRKFDLQTGDTVSGQVRPPKDGERYFALIKVEAVNFEAPDQARNKLFFENLTPLYPQERLKLETTSDNVSARVMDLMTPIGKGQRGLIVAPPRTGKTMLLQNIAQSITTNHPEVYLIVLLIDERPEEVTDMQRSVRGEVISSTFDEPAQRHVQVAEMVIEKAKRLVEHKKDVVILLDSITRLARAYNTVAPSSGKVLSGGLDSNALQKPKRFFGAARNIEEGGSITIMATALVDTGSRMDDVIFEEFKGTGNMEIHLDRKLVDKRVFPAIDIIKSGTRKEELLHTKDDLNRIWVLRKVLNPLSPVEAMELLIDKLFKTKSNAEFLAAMQKMG, encoded by the coding sequence ATGGCACACCATCCCAGACGTTCCGGACGTCGCTCCCCCGACCTTCCTGTTGCAGACCCCGCCCTCGAATACGCCGCCGAACAGGCGCGAGCCGAGGCCGAAGCCGCCAACAACCCTGATGCCGCGCCCATCCAGAAGGCGCCGATGCTCAACATCAATGACCTGAAGGACATGAGCATCCAGAAGCTCACCCAGGTGGCCAAAGACCTCAACGTCATTGGCGCCACAGGGATGCGCAAACAGGATCTGATCTTCCAGATTCTCAAGGCGCAGACCGAGCAGAGCGGGTTCCTGTTCTCGGAAGGTGTGCTCGAAGTGCTGCCGGACGGCTTCGGCTTCCTGCGCGCGCCCGACTACAACTACCTGCCGGGCCCAGACGACATCTACGTGTCACCGTCGCAAATCCGCAAGTTTGATCTGCAGACCGGCGATACGGTGTCGGGCCAGGTGCGGCCGCCCAAGGATGGCGAGCGCTACTTCGCGCTCATCAAAGTGGAAGCGGTCAACTTCGAGGCGCCCGACCAGGCGCGTAACAAGCTCTTCTTCGAGAACCTGACGCCGCTCTATCCGCAGGAGCGCCTCAAGCTCGAGACCACCTCCGACAACGTCTCCGCCCGCGTCATGGACCTCATGACGCCCATCGGCAAAGGCCAGCGCGGCCTCATCGTCGCGCCGCCCCGCACGGGTAAGACGATGCTGCTGCAGAACATCGCGCAGTCCATTACGACCAATCACCCTGAGGTGTATCTGATCGTGCTGCTCATCGATGAGCGGCCGGAAGAAGTGACCGACATGCAGCGGTCGGTGCGTGGCGAAGTCATTTCGTCCACGTTCGACGAGCCCGCGCAGCGTCACGTGCAGGTGGCCGAGATGGTCATCGAAAAAGCGAAGCGTCTCGTCGAGCACAAGAAAGACGTCGTCATTCTCCTCGACTCGATCACACGTCTCGCGCGCGCCTACAACACCGTGGCGCCGTCGTCTGGCAAAGTGCTCTCAGGCGGTCTTGATTCCAACGCGCTGCAGAAGCCGAAGCGGTTCTTCGGTGCGGCCCGCAACATCGAAGAGGGTGGTTCCATCACGATCATGGCGACCGCACTGGTGGATACGGGCTCGCGCATGGACGACGTGATTTTTGAAGAGTTCAAGGGCACGGGCAACATGGAAATCCACCTGGACCGCAAGCTGGTGGACAAGCGCGTGTTCCCGGCGATCGACATCATCAAGAGCGGCACCCGCAAGGAAGAGCTGCTGCACACCAAGGACGACCTCAACCGGATCTGGGTGCTGCGCAAGGTGCTCAACCCGCTGTCGCCGGTCGAGGCCATGGAACTGCTCATCGACAAACTCTTCAAGACCAAGTCGAACGCCGAGTTCCTGGCCGCGATGCAGAAGATGGGGTAG
- a CDS encoding CoA-binding protein codes for MSTVAVIGASRDRRKFGNKALRAFREQGFTVVPIHPTEAEVEGEKAYPSVLDYPGAIDEATVYLHAEASLPVLDEIAQKGIAVLWLNPGADEPHVIARAHALGLKPRVACSILAIGDSPINY; via the coding sequence ATGTCCACCGTTGCCGTGATCGGCGCCTCCCGTGACCGCCGGAAATTCGGCAACAAAGCGCTCCGTGCATTTCGCGAACAAGGCTTCACCGTTGTCCCGATTCACCCGACGGAGGCGGAAGTGGAAGGGGAGAAGGCCTACCCAAGCGTGCTCGACTATCCCGGCGCCATCGATGAAGCGACCGTCTACCTGCATGCCGAAGCCAGCCTGCCGGTGCTCGACGAGATCGCCCAGAAGGGGATCGCCGTGCTGTGGCTCAACCCGGGCGCCGATGAGCCCCACGTCATTGCCCGCGCCCACGCCCTGGGCCTCAAGCCCCGCGTGGCCTGCTCGATCCTGGCCATCGGCGATTCACCCATTAACTATTGA
- a CDS encoding ABC transporter permease, with translation MLRLLIPRPWRDVVLRDLEDEARARGKGRMWVAAQTIGVGLRLQPVINGDTFMTDLRYVLRSLWRAKGFAIGAAAVFFVGIGINLATFSVVDRILFRSLPFAESERLVLLRACNLKTGACGGGFPSAVLKEGGALKTVGPMAVVGFAEPYRVNGASDEVPPLWLHQTSMGLLSILGVAPVVGRDVTEEETRQDRRVALLSYETWQSKFGGAQDVLTKELRTSTGVVPIIGVLPCGFVAPSWAMASAAWDGLAMFSSPQTVAPVARLAPGATTDQATAEIGALIAALGPRVRGPRDRPDTPLPFVRVEPLEATLFERSARQASLIAVAAGLVLLLACANLAGLILARGRVRERDMALRTALGASRARIISTTVMETGLVCALGASAAVLASLWTADVLRTVLPPLMARYAAAATDSRTVAVTLVASVLCSLIAGGWAGLRAARVRPTDALLTASGSGGRRKLAGGSTLLAVEAALGVVLVFGAAGTLRSFANLLDEGVGLDPRGLYTVNVQAAPSATPAARPSPQDSLARYEQSLLESVGLPGVIAVAGGDSIVGSGATAMRGFSTDRNIRGGRFEVSGGYFAALRSPLLAGREFTLDEVSTRAPVALLNPAALSEVWPDLSADQAIGRTITLADDVPRTVVGIVPALRDLYGEAVRPAMFVPLGTQPAFYSSWLVRMADDSPETAATYRQALSSRTASRVRLTPLVEGLDRSLREPRFRAMLFTAFAVCGLLIAGTGILALTLFNVALRRQEMGVRLTLGAAPGDLVRLVIREALVPVAIGTAVGVVATYWAGKALQTFLYETDARDPWTLALVVSVLLATAVIAAWIPARRASRVDPAVVLRSQ, from the coding sequence ATGCTGCGGCTCCTGATCCCTCGTCCGTGGCGCGATGTGGTCCTCCGCGACCTTGAGGACGAGGCTCGCGCACGTGGCAAGGGCCGCATGTGGGTGGCCGCCCAGACGATCGGCGTCGGCCTTCGCCTCCAACCGGTAATCAATGGAGACACGTTCATGACTGACCTCCGGTACGTCCTCCGTTCATTGTGGCGAGCGAAGGGGTTCGCCATTGGAGCTGCGGCGGTGTTCTTCGTGGGCATCGGCATCAACCTCGCCACGTTCTCGGTGGTGGACCGGATCCTGTTCCGCTCATTGCCGTTTGCAGAGTCGGAACGCCTGGTCCTTCTTCGGGCGTGCAATCTCAAGACCGGAGCCTGCGGTGGTGGGTTTCCGAGTGCCGTTCTGAAAGAGGGCGGGGCTCTCAAGACGGTGGGGCCAATGGCGGTGGTGGGTTTCGCTGAGCCGTACCGCGTGAACGGTGCGAGTGACGAAGTGCCTCCGTTGTGGCTGCACCAGACATCGATGGGACTCTTGTCGATCCTCGGCGTTGCGCCGGTCGTGGGCCGTGACGTGACGGAAGAAGAGACCCGTCAGGACCGTCGCGTGGCGCTGCTGTCCTACGAGACATGGCAGTCGAAGTTTGGTGGGGCACAGGACGTGCTGACGAAAGAATTGCGGACGAGCACGGGCGTGGTACCCATCATCGGGGTGTTGCCGTGCGGGTTCGTGGCGCCATCGTGGGCCATGGCCAGTGCGGCGTGGGACGGCCTGGCGATGTTCTCCTCGCCGCAAACCGTCGCTCCTGTGGCGCGACTGGCGCCTGGCGCTACAACGGATCAGGCCACGGCGGAGATCGGTGCGCTGATCGCAGCGCTCGGGCCCCGCGTTCGAGGGCCGCGCGACCGTCCCGACACGCCGCTGCCGTTCGTTCGGGTGGAACCGCTTGAGGCGACCTTGTTCGAGCGAAGTGCCAGGCAGGCGTCGCTCATTGCCGTGGCGGCCGGCCTTGTGCTGCTGCTGGCGTGCGCCAATCTGGCAGGACTGATCCTGGCGCGTGGACGAGTGCGCGAACGCGACATGGCCTTGCGGACTGCCCTTGGGGCGTCGCGTGCGAGGATCATCAGCACGACGGTGATGGAAACCGGGTTGGTGTGCGCGCTTGGGGCGAGCGCGGCAGTCCTGGCATCGCTGTGGACCGCTGACGTGTTGCGGACGGTCCTGCCCCCATTGATGGCTCGCTATGCGGCCGCTGCTACAGACTCGCGGACGGTGGCAGTGACACTCGTGGCTTCGGTGCTGTGTTCACTCATCGCCGGCGGATGGGCGGGACTACGCGCGGCCCGCGTACGACCGACCGATGCGTTGCTCACCGCAAGTGGCAGCGGCGGGCGGCGCAAACTGGCCGGCGGGAGCACCCTGCTCGCTGTTGAAGCCGCGCTCGGGGTCGTGCTGGTCTTTGGCGCCGCTGGCACCCTGCGAAGTTTCGCGAATCTACTGGACGAAGGTGTGGGGCTCGATCCGCGTGGCCTGTATACAGTGAACGTTCAGGCAGCGCCGAGCGCGACGCCGGCGGCGCGGCCTTCTCCTCAGGACAGTCTCGCTCGCTACGAACAATCCCTCCTGGAGAGTGTCGGGCTGCCGGGCGTGATCGCCGTCGCGGGCGGGGACAGCATCGTCGGATCGGGCGCCACCGCGATGCGAGGCTTCTCGACCGACAGAAACATTCGCGGCGGCCGTTTCGAAGTGTCCGGCGGGTATTTCGCCGCGCTCCGCAGTCCGCTGCTCGCGGGCCGCGAGTTCACCCTGGATGAGGTCTCGACCCGCGCACCCGTCGCCCTGCTCAATCCGGCGGCGCTCTCGGAGGTCTGGCCAGACCTCTCAGCGGACCAGGCGATAGGTCGAACCATCACTCTTGCCGACGACGTGCCGCGAACCGTCGTGGGTATCGTGCCGGCGCTGCGCGATCTCTACGGTGAGGCGGTTCGGCCGGCCATGTTTGTGCCCCTTGGAACCCAACCCGCCTTCTACTCATCGTGGCTGGTCCGCATGGCAGACGACTCACCGGAAACCGCAGCGACGTACCGCCAGGCGCTGTCGAGCCGTACCGCAAGTCGCGTGCGGCTCACGCCGCTCGTCGAAGGGTTGGACAGAAGTCTGCGCGAGCCGAGGTTTCGCGCGATGTTGTTCACCGCGTTCGCCGTGTGTGGACTTCTCATCGCCGGCACGGGCATTCTGGCGTTGACACTCTTCAACGTCGCTCTGAGGCGACAGGAAATGGGCGTGCGTCTGACGCTCGGCGCCGCGCCAGGCGATTTGGTGCGCCTGGTGATCCGTGAGGCGTTGGTGCCGGTGGCGATTGGCACAGCCGTTGGCGTGGTCGCCACTTACTGGGCGGGGAAGGCCTTGCAGACCTTCCTTTATGAGACAGACGCGCGTGACCCCTGGACGCTGGCCCTCGTGGTGAGCGTGTTGCTTGCGACCGCCGTGATCGCGGCATGGATTCCAGCTCGCCGCGCGAGTCGCGTCGATCCCGCGGTCGTGCTGCGATCTCAGTAG
- a CDS encoding helix-turn-helix transcriptional regulator → MKKSPDTALLGEVEMLVLLAVLRLRDDAYAVPIRDLVLREAGVELSRGTIYVALERLERKSYVTSYFSEPVAVRGGKARRIFQLKPPGLAALKNAKGAVDRLADGTVLAKVRRT, encoded by the coding sequence TTGAAGAAATCGCCCGACACGGCGCTCCTCGGAGAAGTGGAGATGCTGGTCCTGCTGGCCGTGTTGCGGTTGCGAGACGACGCCTATGCGGTGCCCATTCGAGACCTGGTGCTTCGCGAGGCCGGCGTCGAGTTGTCGCGCGGCACGATCTACGTCGCGCTTGAGCGACTCGAGCGCAAGAGCTACGTCACGTCATACTTTTCGGAGCCCGTCGCCGTGCGCGGCGGCAAAGCCCGTCGAATCTTCCAGCTGAAGCCTCCCGGCCTCGCGGCACTCAAGAACGCCAAAGGCGCGGTCGATCGCCTTGCCGATGGAACGGTTCTGGCGAAGGTCCGCCGCACCTGA
- a CDS encoding PIN domain-containing protein, whose product MDRDVIVDTGPLVAYLNKRDTWHDWAVARLSEIEPPLETCEAVLTEAAFLLRGDARGPDALLDLLERGHIVCRFQIDQEAEHLRRLMKRYADVPMSLADACLVRITEERRQAKVLTLDSDFRRYRRLGRQVIPLISPK is encoded by the coding sequence ATGGATCGCGACGTCATCGTCGACACCGGTCCACTGGTCGCCTATCTGAACAAACGGGACACCTGGCACGACTGGGCCGTCGCCCGGCTTTCTGAGATCGAGCCGCCGCTTGAGACGTGTGAGGCCGTGCTGACGGAAGCCGCGTTCCTGCTGCGCGGTGACGCACGAGGACCGGATGCGTTGCTCGATTTGCTCGAGCGTGGGCATATCGTCTGCCGGTTCCAGATCGATCAGGAGGCGGAGCATCTGCGTCGCCTGATGAAGCGGTATGCGGATGTGCCGATGTCGCTGGCCGACGCCTGCCTGGTCCGCATTACCGAAGAGCGGCGTCAGGCGAAGGTGCTCACATTGGACAGCGACTTCCGGCGCTACCGCCGCCTTGGGCGGCAAGTGATTCCCCTGATTTCGCCGAAGTAG
- a CDS encoding peptidylprolyl isomerase: MNSVLLSAVVVLGAMVQAPPAPVVVVVETSLGAITIEVNVAKAPVTAANFLKYVDEGLYDGGRFHRTVRPDTETNKEHPIEVVQGGRAPRSATPGHPPIALEPTSVTGLTHVDGAVSMARAGANTATSDFFICIGAQPLLDFGGARNADGQGFAVFGRVISGMDVVKKIQASPVRSGSQTLDPVVVIVKAGRR, from the coding sequence ATGAACAGCGTGCTTCTATCAGCGGTGGTGGTGCTTGGGGCGATGGTGCAGGCGCCGCCGGCGCCGGTGGTCGTGGTGGTCGAGACATCGCTCGGTGCCATCACGATTGAGGTCAACGTGGCGAAGGCGCCAGTGACGGCGGCGAACTTCCTGAAGTACGTCGACGAGGGGCTCTATGACGGCGGCAGATTTCATCGCACGGTGCGGCCCGACACAGAGACGAACAAGGAGCATCCCATTGAAGTGGTGCAGGGGGGCCGTGCGCCGCGGTCCGCCACTCCGGGGCATCCGCCGATCGCGCTTGAGCCCACCAGTGTCACGGGCCTGACCCATGTGGACGGGGCGGTCTCCATGGCACGCGCCGGCGCCAACACTGCGACGAGTGACTTTTTCATCTGCATCGGCGCCCAACCCCTGCTGGATTTCGGCGGCGCGCGCAACGCCGACGGCCAGGGATTCGCGGTGTTTGGCCGCGTCATCTCGGGGATGGATGTGGTGAAAAAAATCCAGGCCTCGCCGGTGCGTTCGGGGTCCCAGACGCTCGACCCTGTCGTGGTCATCGTCAAAGCTGGACGCCGGTAG
- a CDS encoding FAD-binding protein has protein sequence MRPQTLVTDALLDRLRAIVGAGHVRADQETREAYGVDALKRGHPADAVVWPADTAEVSAVARLCHETRTPLVPRGAGTGYTGGAVPTQGGVVISLARLNRILDIDEGNLLAVVEPHVVTGDLQDAVEAVGLFYPPDPASLRQSVIGGNVAECAGGPRAFKYGVTKQYVLGLEAVLPTGEIIRTGGKVVKNVVGYDLTHLLVGSEGTLAIITKVILRLIPKPPVQVTMRASFPSVRHAVNAVTGLIRARVIPAVLELIDGECLDAVAKNLHVRSLAPEGTAAILLLEVDGLAEQVAAEADRVEAACREAGSTEFLRAAGDAERQELWRVRREISLSLKVITPLKVNHDVVVPKARVPELFDLIEGLRARYRLRIPCFGHVGDGNIHVNIMLKPGDKAELRRARAAEGELFRGVIALEGSISGEHGIGFSKMKYLEWELTPETVDLMRRVKVAFDPHGILNPGKMFPG, from the coding sequence ATTCGCCCGCAAACACTCGTGACCGACGCTCTCCTCGATCGCCTCCGCGCCATCGTCGGCGCCGGCCACGTGAGGGCCGACCAGGAGACGCGTGAAGCCTACGGTGTGGATGCGCTCAAGCGCGGGCATCCCGCGGACGCCGTGGTCTGGCCCGCAGATACCGCAGAGGTGTCGGCGGTGGCACGGTTGTGCCATGAGACTCGCACGCCGCTTGTGCCTCGTGGAGCGGGGACGGGGTACACCGGAGGGGCGGTGCCCACGCAGGGCGGTGTGGTGATCAGCCTCGCGCGACTCAACCGCATTCTGGACATCGACGAAGGCAACCTTCTGGCGGTGGTGGAACCGCACGTGGTGACGGGGGATCTGCAGGACGCCGTTGAGGCGGTGGGCCTGTTTTATCCGCCAGACCCGGCAAGCCTGCGGCAATCGGTCATCGGCGGCAACGTCGCGGAGTGTGCGGGAGGACCGCGCGCGTTCAAGTACGGTGTGACCAAGCAGTACGTGCTGGGTCTCGAGGCCGTGCTGCCGACGGGCGAGATCATCCGCACCGGCGGCAAGGTCGTGAAGAACGTGGTCGGTTACGACTTGACGCACCTGCTGGTGGGGTCCGAGGGCACGCTCGCGATCATCACCAAGGTCATCCTGCGGCTGATACCCAAGCCGCCGGTGCAGGTCACGATGCGAGCCTCGTTTCCGAGTGTGCGCCACGCGGTGAATGCGGTGACCGGCCTGATCCGCGCGCGCGTCATTCCGGCTGTGCTCGAGCTGATTGATGGTGAGTGCCTGGATGCCGTGGCGAAGAACCTTCATGTGCGATCGCTTGCGCCAGAGGGCACTGCGGCCATCCTGCTGCTTGAGGTGGATGGCCTGGCCGAACAGGTGGCCGCGGAAGCCGATCGCGTGGAGGCCGCCTGTCGTGAGGCCGGATCGACGGAGTTCCTCCGTGCGGCTGGTGACGCCGAGCGACAGGAACTGTGGCGCGTGAGGCGGGAAATCTCGCTGTCGTTGAAAGTGATCACGCCGCTCAAGGTCAATCACGACGTGGTGGTTCCTAAAGCGCGCGTGCCGGAGTTGTTTGATCTGATCGAAGGGCTGCGTGCCCGGTACCGTCTGCGGATTCCCTGCTTCGGGCATGTGGGCGACGGCAACATCCACGTCAACATCATGCTGAAGCCCGGCGACAAAGCTGAACTGCGCAGGGCGCGCGCGGCCGAGGGAGAATTGTTCAGGGGCGTGATCGCGCTCGAGGGATCGATCAGTGGCGAACACGGCATCGGATTTTCCAAGATGAAATACCTTGAGTGGGAACTGACGCCCGAGACGGTTGATCTGATGCGGCGGGTGAAAGTGGCCTTCGACCCGCACGGCATCCTCAATCCCGGCAAAATGTTTCCCGGGTGA
- a CDS encoding pyridoxal phosphate-dependent aminotransferase, whose translation MMTPAPSAAQLAARMQHVAMSPTMKGTIAAEKLRREGVDVVDLGAGEPDFPTPAHICEAGHAAIDAQRTKYTANMGTLELRQAVAGRYRTDYGVEYAPDEIVITAGGKQALFHAAIGLFGPGDDVITHAPGWPTIAEQIKLAGAKPVIVQTRAEQGFVPTAELLLGALTPNTRGIVINSPGNPTGALLSESHARVIAAEAARRGIWVVLDLCYERLIYGGVPHNLPALFGEVLRDRLVLAGSSSKAYAMTGWRLGWAVGPKAFASGANALQSHTTSNASSISQYAAVAALNGPQQCVTDMLTVYQQRRDQVLEWLAEEPRFRCAVPQGAFYVFPDVGDFLSPGGLRTSLEFSDALLDEEHVVTTPGEAFDAPGFVRLSYATSLERLREGVTRLIRFARKHS comes from the coding sequence ATGATGACCCCCGCCCCGAGCGCGGCCCAGCTGGCCGCCCGAATGCAGCACGTGGCCATGTCACCCACCATGAAGGGGACGATCGCGGCCGAGAAGCTGCGCCGCGAGGGTGTGGATGTGGTGGACCTGGGCGCGGGCGAGCCCGACTTTCCGACGCCGGCGCACATCTGCGAAGCCGGGCATGCGGCGATCGACGCCCAGCGCACCAAGTACACGGCGAACATGGGCACGCTGGAACTGCGGCAGGCCGTCGCCGGGCGTTACCGCACGGACTATGGGGTGGAGTACGCGCCCGATGAGATCGTGATTACCGCCGGCGGCAAACAGGCGTTGTTTCATGCCGCCATCGGACTGTTCGGGCCCGGTGATGACGTGATCACACACGCACCTGGATGGCCGACCATCGCCGAACAAATCAAACTGGCTGGTGCAAAACCCGTCATCGTGCAGACGCGAGCGGAGCAAGGGTTCGTGCCGACGGCTGAGTTGCTGCTGGGCGCGCTGACGCCGAACACGCGCGGCATTGTCATCAACAGCCCAGGCAATCCCACGGGTGCGCTTCTCTCGGAAAGCCACGCGCGTGTGATCGCGGCCGAGGCGGCAAGGCGGGGCATCTGGGTGGTCCTCGACCTGTGTTACGAACGCCTCATCTACGGCGGGGTGCCGCACAACCTGCCGGCCCTCTTCGGTGAGGTGCTGCGCGACCGGCTCGTGCTCGCAGGGTCGTCGTCAAAAGCCTACGCCATGACAGGCTGGCGGTTGGGATGGGCGGTGGGGCCAAAGGCGTTTGCGTCCGGCGCGAACGCGTTACAGAGCCACACCACCTCCAACGCGAGTTCCATTTCCCAGTACGCCGCCGTGGCCGCGCTCAACGGGCCGCAACAGTGCGTGACCGACATGCTGACCGTGTATCAGCAACGCCGCGATCAGGTGCTGGAGTGGCTGGCCGAAGAGCCGCGATTCCGCTGCGCCGTGCCGCAGGGCGCGTTTTATGTTTTCCCGGACGTCGGAGATTTCCTGTCGCCCGGCGGCCTTCGCACGTCGCTCGAATTCAGTGATGCGCTGCTGGACGAGGAGCATGTCGTGACCACGCCGGGCGAGGCTTTTGATGCGCCCGGGTTCGTGCGGCTCTCGTACGCGACGTCGCTCGAACGACTTCGCGAAGGCGTGACTCGCCTGATTCGATTCGCCCGCAAACACTCGTGA
- the coaD gene encoding pantetheine-phosphate adenylyltransferase, giving the protein MPSSRIAIFPGSFDPLTNGHLDVIRRTTRLFDRVIVAVLVNQEKRAVFTVDERVAMINEACAGLGEPGQVTGDAFEGLLVHYAARQGACAVVRGLRSGVDFDYERPMALMNAHLAPEIETVCVIGADRLAHISSRLVKEVAGLGGSVEGLLPDAIAQRLVARLRAGKSES; this is encoded by the coding sequence ATGCCGTCATCCCGCATTGCCATTTTTCCTGGGTCGTTCGATCCGTTGACCAACGGGCATCTGGACGTGATCCGGCGGACGACGCGGTTGTTCGACCGTGTGATTGTGGCGGTGCTGGTCAATCAGGAAAAACGCGCGGTCTTCACGGTGGATGAACGCGTCGCGATGATCAACGAGGCGTGCGCCGGGCTCGGCGAGCCAGGCCAGGTGACGGGGGATGCGTTCGAGGGCTTGCTGGTGCACTACGCGGCGCGCCAGGGCGCCTGTGCCGTGGTGCGGGGGCTGCGCAGCGGCGTGGACTTCGACTACGAGCGCCCCATGGCGCTGATGAATGCGCACCTCGCGCCGGAGATCGAGACGGTGTGCGTGATCGGGGCCGATCGCCTGGCGCACATCAGTTCCCGTCTGGTGAAGGAAGTGGCAGGACTTGGCGGATCGGTGGAGGGCCTGTTGCCCGATGCCATCGCCCAGCGGTTGGTGGCCCGACTCAGGGCCGGGAAGAGCGAATCATGA
- the rsmD gene encoding 16S rRNA (guanine(966)-N(2))-methyltransferase RsmD, with translation MRIVAGSLKGRRLQGPATDDVRPTSDRLRETLFNVLGPSVQGARVLDAFAGTGAVGLEAISRGATHVTFYEKDRRAWPIVEANIAHCGVQVQCQVIRGDFLRSSGGANCDLVFLDPPYDDDGLEATLRVAATHLAPDGAVVIEHRRSRDTPASEAGLTRTRVLVSGDSALSFYR, from the coding sequence ATGCGGATCGTCGCCGGCTCACTCAAGGGACGCCGCCTGCAGGGGCCCGCCACAGACGATGTGCGGCCGACGTCGGACCGGCTGAGGGAGACGTTGTTCAATGTGCTTGGCCCCAGCGTCCAGGGTGCGCGCGTGCTGGATGCGTTTGCCGGCACCGGCGCCGTTGGCCTCGAGGCCATCAGCCGCGGTGCAACGCACGTGACGTTCTACGAAAAAGATCGCCGCGCCTGGCCCATCGTCGAGGCAAACATCGCGCACTGCGGCGTCCAGGTGCAGTGTCAGGTCATCCGCGGCGACTTCCTGCGATCGAGTGGCGGGGCCAACTGTGACCTTGTCTTTCTGGACCCCCCGTATGATGATGACGGCTTGGAGGCGACGCTGCGTGTTGCCGCGACGCACCTGGCCCCGGACGGCGCGGTGGTGATTGAGCATCGGCGGTCTCGTGACACGCCGGCGAGCGAAGCCGGGTTGACTCGGACGCGCGTGCTCGTTTCTGGCGACAGCGCGTTGTCGTTCTACAGATAG